The DNA window TCCATTCGCATCGACAACGGCCAGTGGAGTGAAAAGATCCCCCTGGACGTGGCCGGTGCGATTGGAGAGGTGACCTGCTTTGCGAACAACCAGAAGTACCCCATCGGTGTTCACAACCACTTGACTCAGAACTCGCTGACCAAGCAGATCACCTTCATCCCCTTCTACATTGTGTGCAATAAGTGCCGCTTCGACATTGAGCTGCAGGAGCAGAGTCGCCCAGCCGATCCGTGGATGCACCTCGAGCCCAACGAGCTTCAACCACTCTGGCCCAGGAACGACACCAAGAACAACTTGGTGGTGCGTGTGGAAGGCAAGTTGACGCCTGCCTTCGACTTTACGGAGGTAATCTGCACGCTGCTGAAACTGGAGGACAGCAAGTATGGTGGCATCAATGTGGATGTTCAGACAACGGAGGGCGGTGTCTATATCACTTTCACGGATTACAAGCCAGCCGATGCTCCCGGCCTGCTGATCAATCACACTGGCAAACAGATAACCTACTGCGAGAAGGGAACGAAGAACGAGAAAATTTTGAATGCCAAGAGCAACATAATGTTCGCCTGGGACGACCCGACTGGGGCCAAGGTGCTCATATTTGGCGCTAACAAGGAGGAGACGGACTTGAAACGTGATGGAATCGGCGAAGTGGTGTAAGTAATTTGATATCCTTCATGACTAGAATATCTATTATAATAATCAAATATCCCTCCGTATAAATAGCATGCAGGATGGTCAGAAAGTGATGTGGGTATCCTTCCTCGACGGCTTGCAACGTGTGCTGCTCTTCACGGAGAACGAAGCGATTGCCCACCGCACAGAGACCACCAATTCCCTGCAGACCATCACCCAGAGCATCGATCTGAGTATCCACGGCATTGGTCTCTCAGTGATAAATAATGAAACGGGCCTGGATATCCTTTACCTGGGCATCACCAGCTCTGGAATCATTTGGGAATCAAAGAAGATAACCAAGAAGCGCTTCAAGGACTTCACCATTGCAGAGAACGAACTCCTGGAGATCGAATATCAAAAGTACCTAGTGCACAAGAGTGTCAACGATGTGCAGACCTACAAGCTGGACAACAAGTTCCCGGTAATAAAACCTTATATTGCTTTTCTGACAGTTGGATACTAAGTCGAATCTTTTCAGATCGACTTTGACCACATGATCCTAAAGAAAACGGTGGAGCGAAACCTAAGACGCAGCTTTTACCCAGCTATTTGGGTATCCCGCAAGTCGTCGCCATTCCAGAACCAGCTGCATGTGAAAATCAATCGTATACAGGTGGACAACCAGTTCATAGACCCCATCTTCCCAGTTGTGTTGGCGCCAATTCCGCCGCCCAAGAGCGTGGCGAATACCACCTCGCTCAAGCCGTTCATCGAGTGCAGCATGGTGCAGCGCATCATGCCCAACTCGACGGTGCGCCAGTTCAAGTACGCCAAGATCCTGATCCAAGAGTTCCTCTTCAAAGTCGATTTGAACTTCCTCACTGCCATCGCCGAGATGTTCGCCAAGGAGGTGAACGACGAGATAGCAGCCAAGCAGTTCCGACAGGACGTGGATTCCATTGAGCTGCCGCTATCCGCCTTCTTCGAGGAGCACTCGCTGGAAGAACAGAAGAGCTTCTACGACAACCTGCACTTGGGTCCTCTAAAGATCCATGTAAGCTTCTCGATGGCCGGCTCGGACACGAAGGCGTTGCCCGGCTTCCTGGGCTCACTGGTGCAGGGCGTGGGCGTGACCCTAACGGACGTCAACGATGTGGTCTTCCGACTGGCCTTCTTCGAGCGCGAGTACCAGTTCTTCACACAGCAACAGTTGGTCAACGAGATCACATCGCACTACACTGGCCAAGCGCTGAAGCAGCTGTATGTGCTTGTCCTCGGCTTGGATGTCCTGGGCAATCCCTATGGCCTAGTAGTGGGGCTCAAGAAGGGTGTAGAGGACTTGTTCTACGAACCATTCCaggtaaataaaattgaatatctTTTATAACTGAATTATAAGCCATATTGCTTTAAAGGGCGCCATCCAAGGACCTGGAGAATTCGCTGAAGGAGTGGTACTAGGCGTGAAGTCCCTATTTGGCCACACGGTGGGCGGTGCCGCAGGAGCGGTGTCCAAGTAAGTTTACCCTCATTGGTATTTAATGTCACTCGTATTTTTATATATCCCTATTCCACCATAAGAATTACTGGTGCTATGGGCAAGGGCTTGGCTGCGCTGACCTTTGACGAGGACTACCAAAAGAAGAGACGCCAGGGAATTCaaaataaacccaagaacTTCCATGAAGGATTAGCCCGCAGCAGCAAGGGTCTAGTGATGGTAAGGCCATAGCCGATTATCCGTATGTTCATACTCTAATATTACTATTTTTCTTTCAATCAGGGCTTTGTTGACGGTGTCACTGGCGTTGTAACCAAACCTGTGACTGGGGCTCGCGACAATGGAGTCGAGGGCTTCTTCAAGGGCCTGGGCAAGGGTGCCATCGGCCTGGTGGCTCGCCCCACCGCCGGCGTGGTTGACTTCGCCAGTGGCAGCTTCGAGGCTGTGAAGCGAGCGGCGGATGCGAGCGAGGATGTGAAGCGCATGCGACCGCCTCGTTTCCAGCACTATGACTTTGTTCTGAGACCTTATTGTCTTATGGAGGCGACGGGCAATAAGATAATGAAGTAAGTGTTCCAGAAGTTGTCTCATCTAAAGGACACTCTTAATGGTTTTCTCGCAGGGAGACCGACAAGGGTAAATTTGCCACCACGGACAACTTTATTCATTGCGAGGAGATCATCCAGAAGTCCGAGTACTTGGTGGTTACCAACTACCGCCTGATGTATGTGCAACGCAACGAGATGTTCGGCGTCTGGACGGTGAGTTATACAGCTAGCCTTCACCCTTGGAGATAGACTAAATAGTCTTTTTAAACGCAGTCTCTGTGGTCATACCTGTGGAGCGAAATCAGCAGCGTCGCCGCCACGAGTCGCGGTGTCCAGATCACAGTCAAGGCGGACGGCAAGAAAGTGCTGGGTCTGTTTAGCAGCAAGGAGTCACCCCGAAAGCTGGTGCTGCTGGGAGACGAGCGCAAGCGCGTCGCCCTATTGGACATCATTGAATCTCAACGCGCGGACCCCAATCCTTTGAGGGCCACCATCTCCTATCCGGGGAACATGCAGAACTAGACCTGAATTTATTTCCCAACTGTATTATAATCCAAGCACATCCCCACGGCACCGGCAACGACATGGAAATCTACCTCGATCCCCTAGATTCTGTCTGTCCATGCACCATGCACACCCCATTCGGAAAACTCACACTCACGTGTCGTACTTTTACGTATGTTAACAACAACCattatgtttttgatattaaaattttatgtcAAAGTTTATGTGACACCCGGAGAGTGGTTTTCACTAGCCTAAGGATTAAATCTAGAATACAGAGACGAAcgcgagctctccaggatgcCGGGTGTTGGATTGGATAGCGAGTGACGGATGAGCGGGAGTCTACACCTTCTTCAGGAAACTGCTGGGTGTCGTCGCCAGGGGCATGATGGGCTCGTAGTTGTTGTAGCCATCGCTTTCGCAGAAGGATGTCAGCGAAGCGAGGGCATTGGCGGCTAGCGCCTCCACGCTGAACATGGTGGACAGGTGGCCGCTGCTCTCGAACTGGTTGATGATCATGTTCACCTTGCTCTTGGCATCCGCCGCCTTCAGGCATGGCGACGTGGGCTGGCTGCCCGGCAGGCCCGGGTCCCGATCACCCGGACTCCCGTCGTAGCCCTCGCCCAGTTCCGCGTCCGTCAGCAGGTTCTCCTTCTCACTCTGCTTGCACTTGGCATTGTTCGGCGATCCACTGACTGAGTTGGTCGCGGTCTTAGTGCTCTTGTTCAGGCGACTGAGAAACCAGTTCCGGGCCAGCTTATCCTTATCACAATCCTTGCTGCCCGGACTTGACTGCGGAGTGATTGTCTTGCGCTGCTTCTTCTGCTCCTTGGTGGGCGTCTGCACGGGGCTGGTCAGCGGTGAGAGCATTTCCGGTTCGCTGCCATTGGTGTAGGTCTTTTTCACGGCCTTCTTTAGACGATCTGGACTGGCTCCGCCCGCCGACAGCTGGGTGGAGAGCTCACTGTGCACGGTTTTCACCTTGGCCTGGAAATCTAGCGAAATGTTTCCATGCAGACGGGAGGGCAGTGGTTGCACCTTGATCTCTTCCGCGTTGATTAGCTCCACGGATTCCGGTTCGCCACCCAAGGAGGCAACGCCAGCGGTGGCTTCCTGGAGCGGCTGGGCCGGACACTTGGGCACATCGTACTCGAAGCGCCGTGCCAGGGCGTTCGGACTGTTGTTCTTCTCCGGCAGCTTGGGCAGCACCATGGCCGAGGAGTCCATGAGGCCGTAGATGGGCGAGGGCTCCTCGTATATAATATCCGTTGCTACATAGGCGGACTTCTTCTGGACCGGCGGAGTGGGCAATTTCCGGGGCGGTGGGCTCTTCAGGGCTTGATGTGCTCCGGATTCTCCGCGGATGGCCGCCTCAATGGCGTGTATCCACTCTTTGGCATCGACCTCGTTGTTGGCCTGGTACACGAACTTCTTGTTGGGGTCGTCTGTGGTGATCTGGAAGCAGATGTCGCGCCGCTTTCCCTCGCCAAAGTGCTCGATCTCGATGGAGGAGCACTTTAGGTAGAGGGTGCTGCTGGGCCGGCAGGCGGTGGGTCCATCGGCATAGCACAGCATCCAGTCGTTGAGGATGCCGCAGTAGCACTTGCGGGTCTGGTCGAAGAACAGCCGCTTCGGAACGATCCGCTGCAGCTGTCCGTACTTGGTGGACCTCTGCAGCGACAGGTGGCCAGCGGGCAGATCCGCGTAAGGACAGTCAATGATCAGCTCGTGGGTGAAGGTGATCGCCTGCTGGGCCTCGTCTTCGTCCTGGCCCGTTCCCTGACCCTGGCAGATCTCGTAGAGCTGCTGATGTGGCTCTTTGTCCGACGATCCCGTAACCGGTTGGCTGACGGAGCACCGATCCAGGGACCCGCTGCTGCCCAGATCAATGTATTCTCGCGAGGCGGACACTGCAATTAGGGGTAATTAGTGATAGTTAAAGGCATTAAGTACAGACGGTCTTCTGAAACTTCACCTTGCCTACTagtttttccccattttcggggaatttaatttttaaattttcttaaaattattaacttTTATAACTAAAAGCTTGTGACTTCTGCACAGTttatattatacatattatgCATATGCTTTTAAATCTTGAATTTCTTATTATTGATAAATGTTTCAAATAATTAGCGGTTTCTAAAGAAAAATTACCATTCTAATAGGTATATTATTAGTATTAGATTAGAGCTGACGATCTTAACGATCTTAAAAAAAGTTTCGTTTATGACTATAACTGACTTAAATTTGGATAAATATGTTGGTTTTTTAATACTTCTGTAAGAGTTGGTAATATCTtatcttaaatattattgaCAAACGTAAGGAAGCATGTTTCGTGTTATGGAAGTACCACTGTACATATGGGTTATGATCCCTGGAGCACTCACGCGAATTTTTCGAGGAGGACGGGGAGGCGAGCATCTCCAGATAGCCGCTGGGACCGGTCTCAGCGCCCACCTTGCTGTCGACGCAGTCGGCCAGGCTGCTCCGGTGGTTGTGGCCTGCTGCCGCCTGCTCGTCTGCGCAGCCCAATCCGAGTCCCGATCCAAATGCAGCCAGCAGAATCTCGCAGCGGGCCAGGAGTGAGGCGGTCTGCTCGGCGGCGGTCATGTGGAAGAGATTCGAGGCGTTCTCGTACTCCGAGGTCTCCAGCGAGGCTCGGAAATGGGCGCGGACATCTGCAATGGAACCGGAGGAGGGGATCGTAAGTTCTGATGTACGCTCTCAGCTTTTCAGCTGGCTTAATAAGGCGGCGGCCCCATTAGCTATTAATTTCTAAACGCATCATTGGCCCTAATGGCAAGGCAGTTGAGCAACAGTGTAGTTTCCATGGGGGGCAATTAGTGGGCCAGCGGAGTGGCGGTGTCTCTTCTGTTACTGCTTCTGCAGCTGTGACTCACGGAGCGGCAAGTTAAGTACTATCACTCCGGTTCCCAGTAAGAAGACCGACCACAAATGTATGGGCAGTACACATAAGTGACCTCATAAAGCTCTCGCTCAAGAGTCAACTGCGAATTGACCGcggcaattaaaaataatttcactgCCCAAGAAAGTTAACTCTGGTGTCGCCGCCCTGGTCCCCCCTAAGCTGGAATGCCCACTTCCACATCGAAATGCTCATCCAGaagtataaattatttaacggtaaagcagaaaacagaaaacactGAAATTTGCAAGAAATCTTGTTAAAAGTTGAGCACGCAAAGCTCTGGAGAGCAGCTCTTTAAACGTAATACGTCCGAATATGGCAATAAGAAAAAGACCCGAAAGTCGAACCGAACTGGAAATGCCTTAAGAATATGCAAAACAACTCAAAagagggtataaaaagaattaatatttttcctaAAATACAATGTGAATgtagtaaaatttaaatgatcaATTTGCTCAAAAAGAGGtattaatttcttaattaatttatatattaaaacaattttttcaattaattttaatttaaatacatatgAATTCCTAACATGTTAGATGACGCGTTTTCTAACTAccgaacttttttttttaatatgtattaCAATTTCAAACAAAGATAGACTTTACTTCCGGTCCGGATGTTCATATACTCGCCAAACTAAAAATCTAAAGATCTTTTCTCATCCGGAAAGTGAGTAAGTGAGGTTCATGAGAATGCATAATCTCTTGCTGCCAAAACAAATAAGGGAAAGGGacataaaaaagtattttgctTATAGTTTATGCCAAATCAGCAAATAGGCTTTTTGGGTTTCAGTTCTACATTCAGGGAAAGTGGCTTAGATTTAAACCTGcttgtttttaaaacttttcctAAAGTTGCACTTTaagatatattatattattgttGAGTTCCATGTAGGAACGTAAAAATTatatgccttttattttcttaaggAAAGTCACTGATAAGCAGTTTAACCATTACTGCTGGAAACTCCCAGAGACTTATTTGTTCGATTATAAAAGATCAACAACAAGAGGCCCCCTCAGCGGCGATTTACTCAAACAAAGATAAATTAAGGCAACAG is part of the Drosophila biarmipes strain raj3 chromosome 2R, RU_DBia_V1.1, whole genome shotgun sequence genome and encodes:
- the LOC108030076 gene encoding uncharacterized protein LOC108030076; amino-acid sequence: MDTKATTKRAEIEQFLLDVRAHFRASLETSEYENASNLFHMTAAEQTASLLARCEILLAAFGSGLGLGCADEQAAAGHNHRSSLADCVDSKVGAETGPSGYLEMLASPSSSKNSLSASREYIDLGSSGSLDRCSVSQPVTGSSDKEPHQQLYEICQGQGTGQDEDEAQQAITFTHELIIDCPYADLPAGHLSLQRSTKYGQLQRIVPKRLFFDQTRKCYCGILNDWMLCYADGPTACRPSSTLYLKCSSIEIEHFGEGKRRDICFQITTDDPNKKFVYQANNEVDAKEWIHAIEAAIRGESGAHQALKSPPPRKLPTPPVQKKSAYVATDIIYEEPSPIYGLMDSSAMVLPKLPEKNNSPNALARRFEYDVPKCPAQPLQEATAGVASLGGEPESVELINAEEIKVQPLPSRLHGNISLDFQAKVKTVHSELSTQLSAGGASPDRLKKAVKKTYTNGSEPEMLSPLTSPVQTPTKEQKKQRKTITPQSSPGSKDCDKDKLARNWFLSRLNKSTKTATNSVSGSPNNAKCKQSEKENLLTDAELGEGYDGSPGDRDPGLPGSQPTSPCLKAADAKSKVNMIINQFESSGHLSTMFSVEALAANALASLTSFCESDGYNNYEPIMPLATTPSSFLKKV